Sequence from the Oceanispirochaeta sp. M1 genome:
TGTAATTGAGCTATCTAATCCTAATTTATCAAGAGATATATCATTAAATTCTCTTTCTAAAAAATTATCACTATCTGTGTCTTCTACCGAATATGAAAAATCAATATCCTCAGCTTTAGTAAAAGAAATTTCTTTCCCATTTCTTATAACTTTCCAATTGTCATATGCAAGGTATTGATTAAATTCTGAAATAAAAACATCTAAATCTTCATAGTGACCAATAAAATTTTGAGGGGCCAACAATTTTCTAATACATTTATCTAATTCAGGTGTTCCATTAAGAGCCTTAAGTTTTTCATCGGTATACATCCATCGTGATGGAAACCCCTGACCATAATAATCATTAAAACCAAGAGTGTTAAAAAACTCGACTAGTTTCGGACCGGACCGATATTCGGTTTCTTCATTAATCAGATTTCTTAATTTTTCTATTGTCTTATCATTTAAATACATATCTGTCCTCTTTCCTCCGAGCCAGGACTGTGAGGAAATAATATACTCATAGCCCAGTATTTCATGTAACTTCGATTAAATAAACAAATACATATAACCCCGGTAGTTGAAAGTCCTTTTCCAGCAAACAACTATTTACAATATCTAAAATAATACATTAACTAATTCATTTAGCGTATTAATACTAATTAAATCCTTTTTTGATACCTTGCAATAGCGCTCTCCATCCTTTTTATATTTTGGAGAGGATTCTATTGTAGATTGATACTTCATTTTGTTTAGATAATGATACTGTAGGATTAGTTCATTATTCTTCAATTCATAAAAAATAATTAATACAAACCCATTTTCTTGTTTAAGCAAAGATTTATGGACATCCCAATAATTAGCCTTACCATCTTTTTTTCTGCTCTTTAACTGAATGAATTTTACATTATCATCGACTTTTAAAATTAGATCATACCCAAATGCATCAGTATGAACTCTCATCACTTCTAATCTTTTATCTGCATACGCTAAATTTATCATTAGATCAGAAATAAACTTATATTCTACAATCTGTTCTTGATACTTTGAGTCATTTTCTAAATCAATCATTTCTAAAATCCTCCAAGAAATATTTATCATTTACAAGTCGATTATTTTACCATTTCGAACAACTTAACTTAGAATTATAAATTGAAAAGAACCTATCAATTACATTCAATATTATACACTGGATCATTTATTATTTCTACAAATACCTAGGGTAAACCCTAGGTCCAAAACCTTCCTCCCCCCTCTACACTATTCCTATGAGTGAAAAGCGGTGGGGTCGGAACCTCAGAAAAATATTTAAAGTGCTCTCCTTTACCGAATTCATGGGTCTGGATGATCCATTTGAGCGGGAGCCGTCTGAGACAGTTAGCGATCCCTACCGCTCTCACTCCTGGGTCAACATCTGCATCAATATCCTGATCCGGAATGTGGGCAGAGCCCCCTTCCTGATCACCAGAAACGGAGAAGAAGTCACTACCGGCCGAATCTTCTCCCTCTTCCGTGATGTGAATCCCGGAATGAACCGCTGTGATCTCTGGAAAGAGACCGCCGCCTGGTGGTTTCTGGAAGGTGAAGCCTTCTGGTTCTTCGGTGATGATTACTCAGCCGGTATCCCCCATGAAATATACGTCCTCAATCCCCGGAAGATGAGGGCTTATTTACACCTTGGTAAAGTTGTTCGCTGGTTCTACTCCACCGATCAGGGAGAGATTCCCCTCCTTCCGGATGAGCTGATTCATTTCAGGGCATGGAATCCCTGGAATCCTCATAGAGGCGTCTCTCCCTTGATCGCCCTCTCCGATGAAATCAACCAGGATGTGAGAAGCAACAAGAGCATCAGTAAGCTCTTAAAGAACAACTCTGTCCCAGAAGGGATTCTAAAAACAGACCAGGTTCTCCGGGAAGAAGAAGCAGATAAACTGGAACGCCGCTGGGAAACCAGCTATGGCCGCAACAAAAAAGCCCGCTCCATTGCCGTCCTGGGCAAAGGGACCTCATTTCAGGCTCTTACCGTCACCCCTGCCGCCCTCAAGTCTTTTGATCTGAAACGCTGGAACCTCTATACGATCCTTGCCAGCTACGGCATCCCTCCCCGGGTCGCTAATATCCAGGATCAGCACAGCTCTCTCTCGGGCAGTGATACGGCCAACCAGCACGGAGCCTTCTGGAGGTTCACCGTCATTCCACTCTTAAAGAACTTCGAAGAGATTCTGGAAACTCAGTTTTTTACCCGCTTCGGTCTTATAGAGCGCGGACAGTTCGATACAAGCAGGATTCCCGAGCTCCAGGAATCGGAAGATGAGAAGAGCAAACGGGATATCAGGGAGATCGAAGCCGGTCTTAAAACCATAAATGATGTTCTCAAAGAGAGAGGCCTGGAACCCAAACCCTGGGGGGATGAATGGCACCGGAATACTCCCTCTGATGAAAAAAATAAAAAAAGTTTAGAAATCCTTGAAGCAGCAGAACATATATCTCAGTTGATGAGAGCAGAGGGTGGTTTATCAACCAATAATAAACAGACGATTACCAAGGACCGTCTTTGAACAACAAAACCATACTTGTCAGCAGCAGGGATGCCTTCACGGGATCCTTGCTTGTAGACATTGTGGAAAAAGAACACATAGGCAAAATATGCTCCTATTGCTCAGACGGCCCCACTACGCTCCAAAATATTGAAAGATTCCGCCCCCACTTCATATTACTGGATCTCTTCCTCCCTGGAATGAACGGGATCAGCATTCTCAAGGAAATAAAGGAGCTGCTAACAAATCCTCAGATTCTCTGTTATTGCCGGAAGATGAACAAAATGCTGGGAGTCAAAGCAGCCAAGTATGGTGCAACAGCTCTTATCGATTACACATCAAACAGAGAAGAGTTCCGCAGCAGAATTGAAAGAACTTCACGCGGAATCAAATCCTACCCCTGCGATATCCAGGAACTTCTGGATGAAAACGACTATGAAATATATCCCCAGAAATACACTGAAATCACCACAAGACAGACCCAGATCATAGAACAATTAAGCCTTGGCAAAAGCAATATGGAGATAGCTTCCACTCTGGGAATAACAGTTAAAACAGTTGAGTGGCATAAAAATATTGTTAGAGAAAAATTTGGTCTTGCCAGCATGGCTGAAATTGTCCACTTCGCCATCAGGAACGGAATCATAGAGAGGGAGGAAGGAATATGTATGTAAGTTGTAGAGCTTTCAATGAAGAGAGGGAAATTAAGGACTTTAGGAGCCTGGGAAGACTCCTTAAGGAGGGTGATCTTATCACCTCCCAGGGAAACCTTAAACAGGAACTCAAAATCTTTATGGGTGGAGCTTTCTTCAAGGAGCAGATTAAAACAGAGGATGAAATCTTCCCCTGGGTCTTCAGTACTTTCGATCTGGACCGGGACGACGAGAGAGTCGATCCTGCAGGCTGGGACCTGAAAAACTACCAGAAAAACCCTGTGATCCTCTGGGCCCATGACAGCCGCATCCCCGCCATAGGCCTCTCCAGGGAGACCTCGGTCAAGGACAGGGTCCTGGGTGGAAACATCATCTTCAACAACAAAGAAATCGATCCCTTCGGCTGGGGCATCGGTCAGAGAGTCGCCGCCCGTGTGATCCGGGCAGGCTCCGTAGGTTTTATGATCCAGAAGGTCGAGATCATCGAAGTTGAGGGAGAGCCCTCCCTGATCTTCCGAAACCAGGAGCTCCTGGAATTCTCCATCTGCAATATCCCCAGCAATCCCCAGGCCCTGAACCGGGACTTCCCGCCCCCCGAAACATTGGAATCAGTTCCCGAAGAGACAGTATCGTCCTTCTGGAAAGGAATTATAAAACCCTCAGGAGGAAATGAAAAATGAAAGAATTGATGATGAAGCTCAAGGCTCTACTAGAGTCTATGAAGCGGATCGAGTCGGACGGCTTCCCCGATGAGAAGGTAGCCAAACAATACTTCCAGGAGAAGGAAGAGATCCTTGAGGCCATGACTGAAGCCCTCTCTAAAATGAACGAGGACCACGGCCAGGAGATCGAGGCCCTGAAGGGAACAATCAAGATCTTAAAGGACTCTGTGAAAGGCGCCACTGCCTCCAGCAAGATTCTCAGCCGAGAAGAGTTCTGTTTCAATCTGGGCAAGACCATTGCCGGTGTCTGGCGAAACAACCAGAAGATCCTGGGCGAACTGAGCGCCCTCCCCAACTTCAAGAAGGAGAGCTGGGTGAATCCTAAGGATCTTGCCTGGGAAACCGGCAAGGGCTGGGTCGGCAAGGATGCCGTGGGTACCCCCATGGGTGACATGGCCAGTAACGAACAGTATCTGATCAATCCCATCTACGAGAATCAGATCATGACTGACGCCCGCAAACAGAGCGTCATGATGAGCCTTGTAAGTAACCGTCCCATGGCTGGCCCCTCCCTCTTCCTTCCCCAGCGGGACAGAGGCGGTATCCTCCTAAACTGGCTCACCAGCTACGGCCAGCAGATCACCGACAGTAAACCCTCCATGGGTCAGCGGGTGGAACTCAAGGCCTACACCCTGGCCGGATTCATCCCCTGGTATGACGAGTTCGAAGAAGACATCTACGCCGACCTGGGACAGATGTTTATCGAAGAGTTCACCGACGCCTACGGCCAGGAATTCGACAAGCAGTGCCTTATCGCCAAGGAAGCCCCCTTTACCGGCGCCATGTCCTGCACTGGAATCCTCAGTCACTACATCAAGAGTGCTTCTCCCTACGGCCTCTCCTACCTGGATTTCAGAGAAGCCGTCCTCAAGGTCCCCGCCGAGGAGAGACGGCAGTGCCGCTGGTTTCTCCATGAATCCATCCTCAGCCGAGTCACCTCCCTGCAGGACTCAGATGGACGCCCCGTCTGGCGCGGACCCACAGATGGAAAACCCGGACTCCTGGACGGATATCCCTACCAGGAATGCGACATGATGCCCCAGGGCAGCGAGATCAAGAAGAACGAACCCTTCGCCATCTTTATGAATCCCAAGCGGATACAGCACGGCAATCGGAAAGGCCTGGAACTGAAGAAGTTTGACGGCACCACCGAAAGCCTCCAGTACGGAGAAATCTTTCTCCGCTTCCGTAAGAGAGACGGATTCCTGGTCACCCGCCCTGAGAAAAATATGGTTGTCATGAAGTGTAAGGGTTAATCCCTAACCAAAAAGAAGGAGTTATAAAATATGAGTTTTAGATTTTACCCCGAACGGGTCGACAGCATCGGCCAGAAAAGCGGAGTCGTCAGTGAAGACCTCCTGATCCCCATCCCCGGCATTGACGGCATGAGAATCACCATCCCCCAGCTCTCGGTCAGCTGCGGCGCCAATGCCCAGAACCTGACCCTACTACAGGTAAAAGAGCAGGACCTGATGTCAGTTGTTGATGTACCCTCAAAGACAATCACCACTGAAGAGATCGATACAGACCTCGCTGATCGTCTCATTGCCCTGGAGACTCTAGATGGTGACTGGCTCTTTCTCAAAGTCACATCCTCCGCAGCAAAGGATCATACCTTTACTGAAGATATCAGCAATGTGAAAACAGGAGGTAGGTTCCTCCTGATCGCCGAAGAGACAGATGATCTGAACCAAAGAATCCCCCTGGCATCAGGAGAAGAGACCCTGGTCAATGACAACGCTCCGGGACGTCTCTTTGCCAGAGACTTCTGCTACCCCGTAGTCATAAGCATCACAAACGAAACCACCGCCGTAGAGTTCAACTCCGCCTCGGTGGTCTACATCTGTAAGTAATATGGTAGTCAATTATTCCAAGGACAGCGAATACCATAGCCAGAGGAATAATCGGCTTATCCCTCACTCCTCCTGCAATGCCACCAGCATGATCATGGCCCTCAAGCAGGCGGGAGTGAGACTCCCCTTCCCGGGCAGATACCAGCCGGAGGACTATCTCACCCTTTTTCTCCAATCCGATCAAGCTAAAGATAAAATGAAAGACCTCGCCCCCTGGGCCCTGGACCCCAAGTCAGAAAAACAGCTCTACCCGCCCCAGGAGGTTCACATCGTCATGGAATGGGCCGTAAATACCCTCTTAAACAAAGAAATTGTAAAATTCAGCACCGAAACACCCCTCCAGCAAATCATCAATCATATAGACAACAGAAAAGGTGTCGTCCTCTCCGGAAGGTTCCCCCTGAATAACACCACCATTGATCATATGGTCTCCCTGGCCGGCTATATGAAGCACCAGAACTCTATCTCCTACCTTTTAATAGATGATCCCTATGGGGACTACAAGACCTCCTATCGAAGCCACAGAGGCAATAATATCCCCATAGCCTTCAATGAAGCCAAGCAAGTACTCAAACCTGTAAAAAATAACCAAAAGAAATGGGCCTATTTAGTCGGCTGATAAAAAAAGAAAAAATATTCAAAAATCTTTGAAGCAGCAGACCAAGCAGAGTAGTAAACGCTTATATAACCAAACCATAAGGGGTATTACTATGACGGAATCAGAAATCAGACAGGAAATTGAAAGACTGGAAAAAATTATCGGGACGCTTACAGATCACATTTTCATTATGCAAATGGCTCTAAATGAATCAAAAAAAGGCTAAAAAAAACCAGGGCTACGTCTCTAAAGGAGTAGCCCCAACTTACTTGATCACTCAATAATGGATTCTAATCCGAACAGACAATAAACCTTGCTAACCGGACACTCCAGACAGCGATGATCCTGACAAGCCCCACAAAGCACCCCTCTATCAATATGCTTTAATAAAACCTTTAAACACTCATCCAGAGTGTAGGTCATAGGCTTCTCTGCTGCCCAGGCAACCCTACGGAGCAGAAAAGCAGAATCCTCATTGATCTGAGGCGTATAAACAGAACCGTGAACTTTACTCATATCATCCTCCAAAGATAAAAACATGAAATCATCCGGGGATAAGAGTTTTCCCCTTTTGCCAACGGCATACCCCACCTCATTCAGAACAGCAGGGTTCAGTAAAGGCTGCCAAAGGCACCCCGAAGGGGCCCCGGCCTTTACGGGTTCCTGCTGTTCTGATATCTGGAGATATTGTCGTTGGGAAAAGGGGGGGGAATAAAAAAACTAACCTTATTTGATTGACTGCCATTTTAAATAAAATGCTGTATAAATATTCATATAATCATTTGACTCCACTAGGACTTGAACTTGAGCAAACTCCTTATGTAGTTCATATAGTGCTGTATAGAGCCGTGTTTCAGGGTTTATGTAGTACTCTATCCATATAAAGCTACTAGATTCATATCATAAGAGCATCGATATCAGTGTCAGTTTATAAAGGTTTAAATATTGATTCTGGATTATATGAAAAAAGCCTAGCATGAAATTCCATTGCATATCGATCTGTCATCCCTGCAATAAAATCGCAAATTACTCTCTTTTTTTGGTCATGATTTACTGATTTATATACAGATTGAAAATCTTCTGGAAGTAGTTCAATATTATTTGAGATTCTTTCAAATAGCTGTCTTACTATATCATAACCTCTATTTTCAGAAACCTTTAACATTGAAGAATTGATAATCGTTTCGTAAGTAAAATGTTTCAATACTTCAATTTGATTCTTTGTATAACTATCAATTCTAATCTTTGACAAAGCTATATTCTCTTCATTAATCTCAATATCAATTGCATTAATAAACGAATCAACAAGCTTTGATGATACAACAACTCTTGTATAACCATCATCACCTGTATAGTGAGCTTTCTTATATACTTCCCTTATTTTATCAATATATAATTGGGGAGTAAGAGTGAATTCTTTATTTTGTAGTATTTCATCCTTATCAAGCTCAAACAAATCGATAAAAGTGAATAAAAGTATTTTTCGAACTTCGTTTACATCAATGTCTGCGGAATTAATCTTTTTTGAAATAATTTCAGCTATTTCATTATCTACAAAAACCATATCTAAAGGTGAGATAAATCTTGCTTTTAATGCATCCTCTAAATCATAAGTTGAGTATGCAATATCATCGGCAATATCCATGATATCACATTCAATCGTTCTAAAATCTCGAAATGCCTTATCCCCTGCAATTGCTTCTTTGATAGTATGAATAACATCTCGATCTTCAGCATAATAACCTTTCTCTAATTTCAAAGATCCAAGAATAGAACCATCCACATCTACTATGGTTCTATTCTTGAGTAACTTATTGCTATTTTTAACTAATAAATCATTTAAGCGTTTTGTAACACCAGAAATTAATTTAACACTTCTTGAGTCTACTGAAATTTCATTATCATATTTTAATGTAGAAGCAATACTGCGATAAGTAAGATTTAATCCTCTTCGATTATCCGAACCATCATCATCAATACCATGAATAGATTCTGACTCTTTTTCCTTTTTCTCAATTCTAGTTAGTATCCGAATGGTTTGTGCATTTCCTTCAAAACCACCATGCTCCTTCATACAATAATCAAGAGCTTTCTCTCCATTATGTCCAAACGGAGGATGTCCTAAATCGTGAGCGAGACCAGCAAACTCTACTATATCTTCATTTAGATTAATTGAGTTTTTATGATTTAAATACTGTGCAATAGATTTTGCAACTTGAGCAACTTCAAGAGAATGAGTGAGTCTATTTCTAAAGAAATCAGATTCTATTCCTGGAAAAAGTTGAGTTTTACCTTGTAATCTACGAAATGATGGAGAGTGTATTAATCGAGCATAATCCCTTCTATAAGGACATCGATACCCTTCTTCAACAAAAATGATACGATTCTTGTGCTCTTCTTTATAGAAACCAGTTTTACCTGCAGTCTGTCCTTCGAGGTCCTTCATTTCTTTGTTCAGTCCTACTACTATCTAAGTTTACGGAAATGTACTTGTTGTCATTAGCACTAAAACTGATACTACCAACTTTCTCCTTTTCAGAGAGTTTAACAGTAGAAACTTCAGCCTTTACTACATCGCTCATATACACCTCTTATTTAAAGAATAAAAGAAAACTACATATACATAGTATATCGTCATTTTTACGAAAAAAGCACAATAGAATGTAAAAAATCTGAGTACAACACTACTTTTAAAATATCTATATATATGAAAGCATTACAATACATGAAAAAGAGTAATCTGTCAAAGTTACAATAATAAAAGAAGGAATACTATATTGTATCCCTCCAAATCTTAAGGTTATCAGTTTAATAAGATTTTGTATTGATTAGCAAAGTCGACTGAATGACTATTATCGATAGTAACTCATAGTCCATATTTGCTCCTTTCTCTTTAATGACGTAAAATTTCATCATTCAGAAGGAGCTATTCATGAATGAATATAAAATGGAATTGTCTATAACCTGTGCCACCGGAGATGCAGATCATTTCTACAACACAGTCCTAATGATTGCCAAAGGATTTGAAATAGGAGTACTGGAGAGTAAACTTGGTTCAATAAATCCTGGAACTCAAACACCTGCTCTCTCTCCGGTTCCTGAGTTAAGAAAGAAGAAATCCCTAACTATTCTGGAAACCTCTGAATACTTAAATCTTTCAAAAGCTACTCTCTACAAATATACTTCTGAAGCAAGAATCCCTCATTATAAAATAGGTAGCCGGATACTCTTCAATGTTGCAGAGCTTGATGAATGGCTTGAGGATAGAAAGGTAAAAAGTCATGGCTGATTTTTATGACCGAGAAAAACTGTATATAGAAGTATGGAAATCTCCGATGACAGAAGTCTGTAAAAAATATGGAGTATCTGATGTTGCTCTTGCTAAAACCTGTAAAAAACTACAAATACCCCGTCCTCCTCTTGGATACTGGGCTAAGAGGGCTGTTGGTAAAGCACCACAGAGACCTAAGCTATATAAAATGTACAATGCACCGAGAATCTCAATACGTAAGATTCAAGAAGAGGAAGTTCATTTAGTACCAGAAGCATTTGAAGAGGCTGACTTACTTATTAGATCTGTAAATGAAGTCCCCTGTTCTAAAGACCTTGAGAACCTACATCCATATATTCGGAATACTCGAAAGATTTTTAAGCAACAGATGAAAAAACAATTCGGGAATGATTGGAATAGAACTTCATTTGCTGGTAAGGATGGATTTGATATCAGCATAGGACTTGAGAGTCTGGATAGAGCATCTCTAATTCTTCAATCCCTTTGCTCAGCCACCCTACTCCAAGGATTTCAGATTGTATTAGATGAGAAGAGTGGTGCTTGTTTTCAAATCATGAATGAGAATATAGCAATCAAAATTTCTGAATCCTCAAAGAAAGTACTAGTTCCTGAAAATGAACAAAACCCAGATAAATATTATCCTGGCGGAAGTGAATATATTCCTACAGGAATGTTGAGGTTAGAAATTAATACAGACTCATTCTCCATGGAGGAGAGGAAATCATGGATAGATGGGAAAACGAAAAAAAATGAAGATAAGTTGGTTGATATTATGCACCGGATTATTCGGGCTGCTGCCTGGAAGAAGGAATATACAGCTCTTAAGAAAAAACGGGAAGAAAAATGGCAGATTGAGAAAATGAGACAGGTTGAAAAGGATAGAATAAACAGAATTGATAAACAGCGAGTCTCAAATCTAACTGATGGATTTAAGATTTGGCTATATCATAAGGATATGACGGAGTATGTTGCTGCTGTACAAGCTCACTACATTGTCAACAATGAAGAGCCTGTAGGAGACTTTGCTCAATGGGTAGAATGGGCAGAAAAATATCTTGAGAAGATAAATCCGCTGAATGGTGAGTATCCCAGATTTGATCTTTCCCGACTCAATAAGTAATTTTAGAAAACTGAAAACAAAGGAAATATATGAGCTTTGCAAAAAGAAAAACTGAATCTCAAGTTACAGGAGAAAGAGCGGTTGAGATTGTAAAAGAGAAGTTACCATCAGAATGGACTATAAGAGAGTTAAATCCTGATTATGGTATTGATTTAGAGATTGAACCTTTTGAAGAGATAAAAATTGATCAAGTCGGTCACTATCAAACATTGGGAGAGCATCTATACATTCAAGTAAAGGGAACCAAATCCATAGTCAAAAGAACAATCCCAATTCATGAACGGTCTAATGTTGAAAGACTACCAATTCCTGAGAGAGTTCTTCCTCAAACGAAATATGGAGAACTAGAAGTCCTAACTTTTAATTTAGAGATGTCTGAAATTTTCACTATACACAGAATGGGTTCAGGAGTTCCTGTATTGCTATTCCTAGTTGATATTGTTTCCGAAAATATCTATTTTATCTGCATTAATGATTACATTGATAAAATACTGTTACCAGAATTTGGCCTAGATGTCTTTGACCAAGGAAGTAAGACAATATACATACCAATAGAGAATATGATTGACAATTCTTCAACATCTCATTCTCCAATAAAATGGTATGCCAAAAGAGCAAAATACTATTCAGCATTTCTTAAATTTTCTTATCAGAAGACAAACCTTGAATACAGTATAAGTTATTTTGATGAGGCAAAATATCAAGCAACAAAACTGCTGATGCTTGATATCTGGTATCAAGAAAACGAATGGAGACCCATTAATTCATTATATTCTGATCTCAAAACTCTAGCAGAAACAGGTACATTGAACAAATTCAATGGTAATTATTCAGATGATGATTGTATATGGGAGATCCCTGAATTAGGTAATAGACTATACTCCCGGCAAGGATTTGATATTTTTACTAGTATTAAAATGCTGTGGAACCAACTTAGTAACCTTGGTGCTGTATATGAAGACACTTGTAGAGAATGGAACTTACCTTCTTATATGGGCATGGTTACAGCTGGAAAGTAATGCTTCTTCACCTAAGCCATTAAAGGAATAGACAGAAGACATCTTATCAGCAGTTGGGTTTGGAAAAGTGTCCATATTAATTTTATAAGTAATTTACCTATATAAATTACTTATAATCGCTATTAAGATGATATCTATGAAAAGACTGTTATTGCTCCACTCCTTATTAATCTTATTTCTGCTCTCTTGTAATACTGGTACAACTGATGCTGGAGAAAATAAGGAAGATTCATTATCTGATGAGAATACAACATCAGAACTTGTTTTAGCTTCTTGGAACATAAGGATTCTATCAGATGCTTCAAGAAATGATTTTGAACTTCAAAAAATTGCAGATATTATAAACAGATATGACTTTGTAGCAGTCCAGGAAGTAAGAGATACAATAGTATTAAGCCGGTTAAATGACATGCTAACTGGTTGGGACTATATTGTTTCAGAGGCTGTTGGGAATACTGTCACAGAGAGATATGCCTACTTCTACAAAACTGATTTAGTCTCCCCTCTTGGAACTCCATATATTTATAACGATCCAAATAATGAGTTTATCAGAGAACCATATGTTGCACATTTTAAATCTGGTGAGTTTGATTTTACAGCTATAACAATTCATATAATTTATGGAGATACAGTAGCAAACAGAAGAGCCGAAGTATCCATCCTTGATGAAGTTGTTACTAATGTTGATTCTGCAAATGGATCAGAACAAGATGTTTTGCTTATGGGTGATTTCAACCTTCCTCCAGATGATAATGCCTGGGATATATCAAGCCATGCTTCATTAGTTCCAGCATCCACAATGACTACAATCACAGATACAAGTAGCTACGATAATTTCTGGATTGATACTCTGGATACAATTGAGTGTGATGACTCCATTTTTGTATATAACTTTGATGATGGATTTATTGATGATGATACAGCCAGTCTTGAAGTCTCTGATCACCGACCTATTTCGACTGTCTTCGATACTACAATAGATGATGATGGAGTAGGAGATTGGAATACAACGACTGGTGATACATCTGATGGGAGTTCTACTGCCACAGATGGAAATGTTCAAATCCTTTCAGTGGTAGTTGAACCAACAGAAAGTGAAGCTGTAACAATTAAGAATTATTCAACATGGGATGTTGATTTATCAGCATGGACTATAGGTGATTTGAATAACCCTGATTCATATGGGATTATTAATGGAACCATAATATCTGCGGGAGCTTCAATTACATATAGTACTCAGTTGAACTTTGGAATCAATAACACCGGAGAAACGATCTATTTGAAGAATAGTGGAGTGGTGAAAGATACTTGGAATAATTAGATAAAATATCTATTCAATATCAAGCTCTTTCTTATATCTGGCTTTATACCTTTCATTCTTAGCCTTGATTGCATAGCCACTATCCCAGCCAGTTTCTTGAATCTCAACCCATATTTTATCAATCATATCCTGAATAGATGTATATCCATTCTTATCTTTCTCAGTTCGTTGTAAGCAAATTCAAAAGTACTCATGGTCTCCGGATGCAGGTAGGATAAAGGGATCTCATTCTCACCAATTCTTTGGATGAGATCCCATAGGTAATTGATTTTAGCATCTTTGTTGTATAATCGCTGGTGTGATCTCGATTCTTATATCTGCTCATAATATATTCTAAAGAATATAGCTAAAAATAATTTCCTTTGTCAGAAAAACCAAATTATCCCTCAATACTTACTGGTTCAGTTTGTATTACTTTTGGTGCCGGTTGTGGAGGATTTGCTAAGTATTGAACAATTCCAGAATAAAAGTCTATTAACATCTTCTCTATGATTGTAATAAAGTCTTTCCTGCTTCCAAATCGCCCTCCCAGATCCTTTAAAAAAACGAC
This genomic interval carries:
- a CDS encoding DUF4365 domain-containing protein, which gives rise to MSFAKRKTESQVTGERAVEIVKEKLPSEWTIRELNPDYGIDLEIEPFEEIKIDQVGHYQTLGEHLYIQVKGTKSIVKRTIPIHERSNVERLPIPERVLPQTKYGELEVLTFNLEMSEIFTIHRMGSGVPVLLFLVDIVSENIYFICINDYIDKILLPEFGLDVFDQGSKTIYIPIENMIDNSSTSHSPIKWYAKRAKYYSAFLKFSYQKTNLEYSISYFDEAKYQATKLLMLDIWYQENEWRPINSLYSDLKTLAETGTLNKFNGNYSDDDCIWEIPELGNRLYSRQGFDIFTSIKMLWNQLSNLGAVYEDTCREWNLPSYMGMVTAGK
- a CDS encoding lamin tail domain-containing protein, translated to MKRLLLLHSLLILFLLSCNTGTTDAGENKEDSLSDENTTSELVLASWNIRILSDASRNDFELQKIADIINRYDFVAVQEVRDTIVLSRLNDMLTGWDYIVSEAVGNTVTERYAYFYKTDLVSPLGTPYIYNDPNNEFIREPYVAHFKSGEFDFTAITIHIIYGDTVANRRAEVSILDEVVTNVDSANGSEQDVLLMGDFNLPPDDNAWDISSHASLVPASTMTTITDTSSYDNFWIDTLDTIECDDSIFVYNFDDGFIDDDTASLEVSDHRPISTVFDTTIDDDGVGDWNTTTGDTSDGSSTATDGNVQILSVVVEPTESEAVTIKNYSTWDVDLSAWTIGDLNNPDSYGIINGTIISAGASITYSTQLNFGINNTGETIYLKNSGVVKDTWNN